Proteins from one Nakamurella multipartita DSM 44233 genomic window:
- a CDS encoding DUF2631 domain-containing protein — protein MAGTSIEPHGPAAGPQAGAEVATTHHGAVVSYNPDAPSEEWGWHGSFRERIAPRGSRILLWLGVVGLLLLAFFGNHESQTEVYWLTTIAALMAIWIVAGEIHIKRERRRRP, from the coding sequence ATGGCCGGCACATCCATCGAGCCGCACGGCCCGGCGGCCGGCCCGCAGGCCGGGGCCGAGGTCGCGACCACCCATCACGGCGCCGTCGTCTCGTACAACCCCGACGCGCCCAGCGAGGAGTGGGGCTGGCACGGTTCCTTCCGTGAGCGGATCGCCCCCCGCGGCTCCCGCATCCTGCTCTGGCTCGGCGTCGTCGGGTTGCTCCTGCTGGCCTTCTTCGGCAACCACGAGTCGCAGACCGAGGTCTACTGGCTGACCACGATCGCTGCGCTGATGGCGATCTGGATCGTCGCGGGCGAGATCCACATCAAGCGGGAGCGGCGGCGCCGGCCCTGA
- the dxr gene encoding 1-deoxy-D-xylulose-5-phosphate reductoisomerase yields MILLGSTGSIGTQALDVIAAHPDRFEVVGLAAGGSNPDLFAAQAAAHPHAALASATPAPPVDGRPMLIGARAATELVQTTEADVVLNGITGSIGLEPTLAALTAGRTLALANKESLVAGGSLVTRAAAPGQIVPVDSEHSALAQCLRSGAAGEVARLVVTASGGPFRGWTRAQVADVTAEQALAHPTWSMGPVVTINSASLVNKGLEVIEAHLLFDIPYDRIEVVVHPQSVIHSMVTFVDGSTIAQASPPDMRLPIALALAWPDRLDPVAAACDFAAPTAWTFEPVDRAVFPALDLAYAAGRAGGTVPAAFNAANEEAVHAFRTGQVRFPGISDLLAGILDEADQARSNPRDVHDVWATEEWARRRAREIIARAGTPIAVGGPRVGAQR; encoded by the coding sequence GTGATTCTGCTCGGGTCCACCGGCTCGATCGGCACTCAGGCCCTGGACGTCATCGCCGCCCATCCTGATCGGTTCGAGGTGGTCGGGCTGGCGGCCGGCGGGTCCAACCCGGACCTGTTCGCCGCTCAGGCGGCCGCCCACCCGCACGCCGCGCTGGCCAGCGCGACCCCGGCGCCGCCGGTCGACGGCCGCCCGATGCTGATCGGTGCCCGCGCGGCCACTGAGCTGGTGCAGACCACCGAGGCCGACGTGGTCCTCAACGGCATCACCGGCTCCATCGGGCTGGAACCCACCCTGGCCGCGCTGACCGCCGGCCGCACCCTGGCCCTGGCCAACAAGGAATCGTTGGTCGCCGGCGGGTCACTGGTCACCCGGGCCGCTGCGCCCGGGCAGATCGTGCCGGTCGACTCCGAGCACAGCGCGTTGGCCCAATGCCTGCGGTCCGGTGCGGCCGGCGAGGTCGCTCGGCTGGTGGTGACCGCCTCGGGCGGCCCGTTCCGGGGATGGACGCGGGCGCAGGTCGCCGACGTCACCGCCGAGCAGGCCCTGGCCCACCCGACCTGGTCCATGGGCCCGGTCGTCACCATCAACTCGGCCTCCCTGGTCAACAAGGGGCTGGAGGTGATCGAGGCCCACCTGCTCTTCGACATCCCCTACGACCGCATCGAGGTGGTCGTGCATCCGCAGTCGGTGATCCACTCGATGGTCACCTTCGTCGACGGTTCGACGATCGCGCAGGCCAGCCCCCCGGACATGCGGCTGCCGATCGCGCTCGCCCTGGCCTGGCCGGATCGGCTCGACCCGGTCGCCGCCGCCTGCGACTTCGCGGCGCCGACCGCGTGGACGTTCGAGCCGGTGGACCGCGCCGTGTTTCCCGCGCTGGACCTGGCCTACGCGGCCGGCCGGGCCGGCGGCACGGTGCCGGCCGCCTTCAACGCCGCCAATGAAGAGGCCGTGCACGCCTTCCGCACCGGTCAGGTGCGTTTCCCAGGTATCTCCGATCTGCTGGCCGGCATCCTGGACGAGGCCGACCAAGCGCGGAGCAACCCGCGTGACGTGCACGACGTCTGGGCCACGGAAGAATGGGCCCGGCGACGGGCCCGCGAAATCATCGCCCGGGCTGGTACCCCGATTGCGGTGGGTGGACCGAGGGTGGGGGCGCAACGCTGA
- a CDS encoding M50 family metallopeptidase: MWTVIGIVAFLLALLFSIAWHEAGHLTFAKLFNVRTTQYMVGFGKTIWSKQVGETEYGFKAIPLGGYIRMIGMVPPGPDGKQKITTTAMGAAGLVRNIVEETRAGDRSQVTPQDDGRQFYQLHPFKRIIIMAAGPVMNLILAVGIFSVLLVGIGVPTASTTVATVSQCVIPAAASGEVQRTDCTADDPQTPAALAGLLPGDTIVGFNGTTVTGWAQLTALIQAAANQTVQIEYVRNGQQYTQSVAIVENQRPVVDDNGQQTGVKTAGFLGISTTSPYQPQSIGAAIGRTGDFIGAAAKAVVAIPARIPALWSAIFDGQPRDLNSPVGIVGAGRIGGEILESDSTTTQDKLVLFLNLVAGFNMSLFLLNMLPLLPLDGGHIFGAVIEWVRKGWAKVRGKKDPGPFDVAKLMPVAYVVALLFIGLTALTLVADVVNPVKLFG, encoded by the coding sequence ATGTGGACCGTCATCGGCATCGTCGCCTTCCTGCTGGCGTTGCTGTTCTCCATCGCCTGGCACGAGGCCGGCCACCTCACGTTCGCCAAACTGTTCAACGTCCGCACCACCCAGTACATGGTCGGCTTCGGCAAGACCATCTGGTCCAAGCAGGTCGGTGAGACCGAATACGGCTTCAAGGCCATCCCGCTCGGCGGCTACATCCGGATGATCGGCATGGTGCCGCCCGGCCCGGACGGCAAGCAGAAGATCACCACCACCGCGATGGGCGCCGCCGGTCTGGTCCGCAACATCGTCGAGGAGACCCGGGCCGGCGACCGCTCCCAGGTCACCCCCCAGGACGACGGCCGGCAGTTCTACCAGCTGCACCCGTTCAAGCGGATCATCATCATGGCCGCCGGACCGGTGATGAACCTGATCCTGGCCGTCGGCATCTTCTCCGTCCTGCTGGTCGGCATCGGGGTCCCGACCGCCAGCACCACCGTGGCGACCGTCAGCCAATGCGTGATCCCGGCCGCGGCCTCCGGCGAGGTCCAGCGCACCGACTGCACGGCGGACGATCCGCAGACCCCGGCCGCGCTGGCCGGCCTGCTGCCCGGCGACACGATCGTCGGGTTCAACGGCACCACCGTCACCGGCTGGGCCCAGCTCACCGCCCTGATCCAGGCCGCGGCCAACCAGACCGTGCAGATCGAGTACGTCCGCAACGGCCAGCAGTACACGCAATCGGTGGCCATCGTGGAGAACCAGCGCCCCGTCGTCGACGACAACGGCCAGCAGACCGGGGTCAAGACGGCCGGCTTCCTGGGCATCTCCACCACCAGCCCGTACCAGCCCCAGTCGATCGGCGCGGCCATCGGCCGGACCGGCGACTTCATCGGCGCCGCGGCCAAGGCCGTCGTGGCCATCCCGGCCCGGATCCCGGCCTTGTGGAGTGCGATCTTCGACGGCCAGCCCCGCGATCTGAACTCGCCGGTCGGCATCGTCGGGGCCGGCCGGATCGGCGGCGAGATCCTCGAATCGGACAGCACGACCACCCAGGACAAGCTGGTGCTGTTCCTGAACCTGGTGGCCGGCTTCAACATGAGCCTGTTCCTGCTCAACATGCTGCCGCTGCTGCCGCTGGACGGCGGCCACATCTTCGGGGCCGTCATCGAGTGGGTACGCAAGGGCTGGGCCAAGGTGCGGGGTAAGAAGGATCCAGGACCGTTCGACGTGGCCAAGCTGATGCCGGTCGCCTACGTCGTGGCCCTACTGTTCATCGGGTTGACGGCGCTCACGCTGGTCGCCGACGTGGTCAACCCCGTCAAACTCTTCGGCTGA
- a CDS encoding GNAT family N-acetyltransferase, whose product MLTASFSRVLGPGHATQVSRVLTADPLSSCMVAARFEQVGMNEAAMGGQFWGIGGGRDGLLFAGASMVPLAGDAAAMRTFAHTAARRGRRCATILGPADRVLPFWERLEPRWGPARELRPDQPLMACPADPLGPVDPHVRLVRPHEIENYYPAAVAMFTEEVGVDPRGGDNGRSYHARIAELIGAGRAYARFDGDTVMFKAEIGSLSRSVALIQGVWVHPQLRGRGLAAPAMAAVVRSIRADLRRTPSLYVNDFNIPARRTYERVGFRQIGTFASVLF is encoded by the coding sequence ATGCTCACCGCGAGTTTCTCCAGGGTGCTCGGTCCCGGGCACGCGACGCAGGTGTCCCGGGTGTTGACGGCCGACCCGTTGTCCTCGTGCATGGTCGCGGCCCGGTTCGAGCAGGTCGGCATGAACGAAGCCGCCATGGGCGGGCAGTTCTGGGGGATCGGCGGTGGCCGGGACGGGCTGCTGTTCGCCGGGGCCTCGATGGTCCCGCTGGCCGGCGACGCCGCCGCGATGCGCACCTTCGCCCACACCGCCGCCCGGCGCGGCCGCCGCTGCGCGACGATCCTGGGTCCCGCGGACCGGGTGCTGCCGTTCTGGGAGCGCCTGGAACCCCGATGGGGACCGGCCCGCGAGCTGCGGCCCGACCAGCCGTTGATGGCCTGCCCGGCCGATCCGCTCGGCCCGGTCGACCCGCACGTCCGGCTGGTCCGGCCGCACGAGATCGAGAACTATTACCCGGCCGCGGTGGCCATGTTCACCGAGGAGGTCGGTGTCGATCCCCGCGGCGGCGACAACGGGCGCAGCTACCACGCCCGGATCGCCGAACTGATTGGCGCCGGCCGCGCCTACGCCCGGTTCGACGGTGACACGGTGATGTTCAAGGCCGAGATCGGGTCGCTGTCCCGGTCGGTCGCGCTCATCCAGGGGGTCTGGGTGCATCCGCAGCTGCGCGGCCGCGGGCTGGCCGCCCCGGCCATGGCCGCGGTGGTCCGCTCCATCCGGGCCGATCTGCGCCGCACGCCCAGCCTGTACGTCAACGACTTCAACATCCCGGCCCGCCGCACCTACGAGCGGGTCGGCTTCCGGCAGATCGGCACCTTCGCCTCGGTCCTGTTCTGA
- the ispG gene encoding flavodoxin-dependent (E)-4-hydroxy-3-methylbut-2-enyl-diphosphate synthase — protein MTSTQATPVGLGLPSMPADRAVPVLAPRRTTRQLNVGGVGVGSDHPVSVQSMTTTVTADINATLQQIAELTASGCQIVRVAVPSTDDAAALPIIARKSQIPVIADIHFQPKYVFAAIDAGCAAVRVNPGNIKAFDDKVGEIARAAKDAGTPIRIGVNAGSLDKRLLAKYGKATPEALVESALWECSLFEEHDFRDIKISVKHNDPVIMVRAYELLAQQCDYPLHLGVTEAGPSFQGTIKSAVAFGALLSQGIGDTIRVSLSAPPAEEVKVGLQILESLNLRERGLEIVSCPSCGRAQVDVYTLAEQVTAGLEGMDVPLRVAVMGCVVNGPGEAREADLGVASGNGKGQIFVKGEVIKTVPESQIVETLIEEAMRIADDLRAAGVASGAPTVVNV, from the coding sequence ATGACCTCCACACAGGCGACTCCGGTGGGCCTCGGCCTGCCGAGCATGCCCGCCGACCGGGCCGTCCCGGTCCTGGCGCCGCGTCGCACGACCCGGCAGCTCAACGTCGGCGGGGTCGGGGTGGGCAGCGACCACCCGGTGTCGGTGCAGTCGATGACCACGACCGTGACGGCCGACATCAATGCCACCCTGCAGCAGATCGCCGAGTTGACCGCGTCCGGCTGCCAGATCGTGCGGGTGGCCGTGCCCAGCACCGACGACGCCGCGGCGCTGCCGATCATTGCCCGCAAGTCGCAGATCCCGGTGATCGCCGACATCCATTTCCAGCCCAAGTACGTCTTCGCGGCGATCGACGCCGGCTGCGCCGCGGTGCGGGTCAACCCGGGCAACATCAAGGCGTTCGACGACAAGGTCGGCGAGATCGCCAGGGCGGCCAAGGACGCCGGCACGCCGATCCGGATCGGGGTCAACGCCGGATCCTTGGACAAGCGTTTGCTGGCTAAGTACGGCAAGGCGACCCCGGAGGCGCTGGTCGAGTCGGCGTTGTGGGAGTGCTCGCTGTTCGAGGAGCACGACTTCCGCGACATCAAGATCTCGGTCAAGCACAACGACCCGGTGATCATGGTCCGGGCCTACGAGCTGTTGGCCCAGCAGTGTGACTACCCGTTGCATCTCGGGGTCACCGAGGCCGGGCCGTCGTTCCAGGGGACCATCAAGTCGGCCGTGGCTTTTGGTGCGCTGCTGTCCCAGGGCATCGGTGACACCATCCGGGTGTCCTTGTCGGCCCCGCCGGCCGAGGAGGTCAAGGTCGGGTTGCAGATCCTGGAGTCGCTCAACCTGCGTGAACGGGGCCTGGAGATCGTGTCCTGCCCGTCCTGCGGGCGGGCTCAGGTGGATGTCTACACGCTGGCCGAGCAGGTCACGGCCGGCTTGGAGGGCATGGATGTGCCGTTGCGTGTGGCCGTGATGGGTTGCGTGGTCAACGGTCCGGGGGAGGCCCGCGAGGCCGATCTCGGGGTGGCCTCGGGCAACGGCAAGGGTCAGATCTTCGTCAAGGGCGAGGTCATCAAGACCGTGCCCGAGTCGCAGATCGTGGAGACGCTGATCGAGGAGGCCATGCGCATCGCCGACGACCTGCGCGCTGCCGGCGTGGCCAGCGGTGCACCCACGGTCGTCAACGTCTGA
- the rpiA gene encoding ribose 5-phosphate isomerase A, translating to MSSEDEKRTAAVASVGLVENGMTVGLGTGSTVAYLLPALAARGLDIRCVATSPRTATAAGELGLRIVDFSEVDRFDIAIDGADQIAPDGWLIKGGGAAHTREKVVANAADRFVVIADASKPVDALHGSVPVELLAYGLSATLRELAHVVLRDVPRSPDGGVIGDYHGDLSDPAALAARLSAAPGLVDHGLFPPSMVNDVLIARGSDVEHRVLT from the coding sequence TTGAGCAGCGAGGACGAGAAGCGGACCGCCGCCGTGGCGTCGGTCGGCCTGGTCGAGAACGGGATGACCGTGGGCCTGGGCACCGGGTCCACGGTGGCGTACCTGTTGCCGGCGCTGGCCGCCCGCGGCCTGGACATCCGTTGCGTGGCCACCTCCCCGCGCACCGCGACCGCCGCCGGTGAGCTGGGTCTGCGGATCGTCGACTTCAGCGAGGTCGACCGGTTCGACATCGCCATCGACGGGGCCGACCAGATCGCTCCCGACGGCTGGTTGATCAAGGGCGGCGGTGCGGCGCACACCCGGGAGAAGGTGGTGGCCAACGCCGCCGATCGGTTCGTGGTGATCGCCGACGCCAGCAAGCCGGTCGATGCGCTGCACGGGTCGGTTCCGGTGGAGTTACTGGCCTACGGCCTGAGCGCCACCCTGCGCGAACTGGCCCACGTCGTCCTGCGGGACGTGCCGCGCAGCCCGGACGGCGGCGTCATCGGCGACTACCACGGCGACCTGTCCGATCCGGCGGCGCTGGCCGCCCGGCTCAGCGCCGCACCGGGCCTGGTCGATCACGGGCTGTTCCCGCCGTCGATGGTCAACGATGTGCTGATCGCTCGCGGCAGCGACGTCGAACACCGAGTGCTCACCTGA